In Deferribacter desulfuricans SSM1, the following are encoded in one genomic region:
- a CDS encoding tRNA (cytidine(34)-2'-O)-methyltransferase has product MIVALFEPEIPQNTGNIARLCAVTDTKLLLVGRLGFSISDKYLKRAGMDYWNYLDWEWIKSINEFFDKYNNKEYSYFFISKFGKKYYTEISREFNFNKSILIFGNESYGLREDIRNLYSDRLYRIPMKEGMRSLNLSNSVAIVVYHLLEKTGFNGLT; this is encoded by the coding sequence ATGATAGTTGCGCTTTTTGAACCAGAAATACCACAAAACACAGGTAATATAGCTAGATTATGTGCTGTCACTGATACTAAACTGTTACTTGTTGGTAGGTTGGGTTTTTCTATATCAGATAAATATTTAAAAAGGGCTGGTATGGATTATTGGAACTACTTAGATTGGGAATGGATTAAGAGCATTAATGAATTTTTTGATAAATATAACAACAAGGAATATAGTTATTTTTTTATTTCTAAATTTGGGAAAAAATATTATACTGAGATTAGTAGAGAATTTAATTTTAATAAATCGATATTGATATTTGGTAATGAGTCTTATGGACTTAGAGAGGATATTAGAAATTTGTATAGTGATAGGTTATATAGAATTCCTATGAAAGAAGGGATGAGAAGTTTGAACTTGTCAAATTCTGTTGCGATAGTGGTTTATCACTTATTAGAAAAAACTGGTTTCAATGGACTTACTTAA
- the rsfS gene encoding ribosome silencing factor yields the protein MENLKLIYNVLDDKKGEDIVIYDIKNVSSIADFMVICTCTSEVHLEAVANELLFVMKHEKDLLPIAVDGLGKSRWVCIDFGDVIIHLMTDDVRKFYDLESIWGDCDKVSV from the coding sequence ATGGAAAATTTAAAATTAATTTATAATGTCTTAGATGATAAAAAAGGTGAAGACATAGTAATATATGATATCAAAAATGTTTCATCTATTGCTGATTTTATGGTTATTTGTACCTGTACGTCAGAGGTGCATTTAGAAGCTGTAGCTAATGAGCTGTTATTTGTGATGAAACATGAAAAAGATCTTTTACCCATTGCTGTAGATGGTCTTGGGAAATCAAGATGGGTTTGTATAGATTTTGGTGATGTGATAATTCATTTAATGACAGATGATGTTAGAAAATTTTATGATTTAGAATCAATTTGGGGAGACTGTGATAAAGTTTCTGTTTAA
- the nadD gene encoding nicotinate (nicotinamide) nucleotide adenylyltransferase translates to MRVALFGGTFNPIHNGHIELAKRVYKDFNIDKFYFIPAKIPPHKNFGLVDPVKRFEMVKRAVECCLEGNFVVSDYELNLDGVSYTFNTLKHFRSLYDDSYLYFLTGSDIFATIETWQNWENLFNYSNFIVANRKEMPFDIMLKRIPEVLLKRVVNFPDFVDIKYGNIILYKTKEIPISSTEIREKFLNGSIYNYLPEPVVKYIKENKLYQEV, encoded by the coding sequence TTGAGAGTTGCATTATTTGGTGGTACATTTAATCCAATACATAATGGTCATATAGAGCTTGCAAAAAGGGTCTATAAGGATTTTAATATTGATAAATTCTATTTTATACCAGCGAAAATCCCACCTCATAAAAATTTTGGGCTTGTTGACCCTGTAAAAAGGTTTGAGATGGTTAAAAGGGCTGTTGAATGCTGTTTAGAAGGGAATTTTGTGGTTTCAGATTATGAATTGAATTTGGATGGTGTCTCATATACTTTTAATACATTAAAACATTTTAGAAGTTTATATGATGACAGTTATTTATATTTTTTAACAGGTAGTGATATTTTTGCCACCATTGAAACATGGCAAAACTGGGAGAATTTATTTAATTACTCTAATTTTATAGTTGCAAATAGGAAAGAGATGCCTTTTGATATTATGCTAAAACGGATACCTGAAGTTTTGTTGAAGAGAGTTGTAAATTTTCCAGATTTTGTTGATATAAAATATGGGAATATTATTTTATATAAAACTAAAGAGATCCCTATATCAAGCACTGAAATAAGAGAAAAGTTTTTAAACGGGTCAATATATAATTATTTGCCAGAACCAGTTGTTAAATATATAAAAGAGAATAAATTATATCAGGAGGTTTGA
- a CDS encoding glutamate-5-semialdehyde dehydrogenase: protein MNIYDEFKKVKNASLTLMHLKSEKKDNVLKKIADLIDKSREKIKSENQKDIENGKRLGLNKALIDRLLLNDKRIDSMISGVMDIVAQDDPVGMIDRGFKRPNGLKIYKVRVPIGVIGIIYESRPNVTVDAAALCLKSGNASILRGGKEALNSNRILGDIIKEALVSEGLDDNLVYILEDPERKYIMDMLKAKDYIDLIIPRGGEGLIKFVTENSFIPVVKHDKGVCHTYIDKDADLEKAVKIAVNAKVQRPGVCNAMETLLIHKDVADEILPRLKKEYDRFGVELRGCEKVRNIIDINIATEEDWEAEYLDLILSVKVVESDEEAIEHINKYGSSHSESIVTENYTTAQKFLESVDAAAVYVNASTRFTDGAEFGLGAEIGISTQKLHCRGPMGAYDLTTTKYIVYGDGHIRE from the coding sequence ATGAACATTTATGATGAGTTTAAAAAGGTTAAAAATGCTTCATTAACTTTAATGCACTTAAAAAGTGAGAAAAAGGATAATGTTTTAAAAAAAATTGCTGATTTAATAGATAAATCGAGAGAAAAGATTAAATCTGAAAATCAGAAAGATATAGAAAACGGTAAAAGATTAGGGTTAAATAAAGCTTTAATAGATAGATTATTGTTAAATGATAAACGAATTGATTCGATGATTAGTGGAGTAATGGATATTGTTGCTCAGGATGATCCTGTTGGTATGATTGACAGAGGTTTTAAAAGGCCAAACGGTTTAAAAATTTACAAGGTTAGAGTTCCCATTGGTGTTATTGGTATCATCTATGAATCAAGACCAAATGTTACTGTTGATGCTGCTGCATTGTGTTTAAAATCAGGCAATGCATCAATTTTAAGAGGCGGTAAAGAAGCTTTGAACTCTAATAGAATTTTGGGAGATATTATAAAGGAAGCTTTAGTTTCAGAAGGTTTGGATGACAATTTGGTTTATATTTTAGAGGACCCTGAAAGAAAATACATAATGGATATGCTCAAAGCTAAAGATTATATAGATTTGATAATTCCAAGGGGAGGGGAAGGTTTAATTAAATTTGTTACTGAAAACAGTTTTATCCCAGTTGTAAAACACGATAAAGGTGTGTGTCACACATATATCGATAAAGATGCAGATTTAGAGAAGGCAGTTAAAATTGCTGTTAATGCTAAGGTTCAAAGACCTGGTGTTTGTAATGCTATGGAAACTTTATTAATACATAAAGATGTGGCAGATGAAATTTTACCTCGATTAAAAAAAGAATATGATAGATTTGGTGTAGAACTTAGAGGTTGTGAAAAAGTGAGAAATATTATTGATATTAATATTGCAACAGAAGAAGATTGGGAAGCGGAGTATCTGGATTTAATATTGTCAGTCAAAGTTGTAGAAAGTGATGAGGAAGCTATTGAGCATATTAATAAATATGGGTCATCTCATTCGGAATCAATTGTAACAGAAAATTATACCACTGCTCAAAAATTTCTTGAGAGTGTGGATGCAGCTGCAGTATATGTAAATGCCTCTACGAGGTTTACTGATGGTGCTGAGTTTGGATTAGGAGCTGAAATAGGTATTAGTACTCAAAAATTGCATTGCAGGGGTCCAATGGGTGCTTATGATTTGACAACCACCAAGTATATAGTTTATGGTGATGGGCACATAAGGGAATAA
- the proB gene encoding glutamate 5-kinase, with translation MRKLPDIKTLVIKIGSNLLTNNSRYIDKEYIRTLAKTIHKIKKDIKNILIVSSGAIAAGMQQLGIGTKPKDIALRQACAAIGQPKLIQIYEDAFDEYNIKVAQILITKDDFANRRRYLNAKYTIRELFKHSVVPIVNENDTVVVEELKFVDSFGDNDNLSALIAGLIGAELLLILSDVDGFFSKDPTKHKDAVLINEIKYFDSKLLSMAGDSISNVGTGGMKSKILAAKKALNAGCYVGIINGKDPDNIVKFLNGEEIGTFFSHLEDPLKKRKLWIAYATIPKGEIVVDNGARNALINKYTSLLPSGIVDVKGRFSVGDIVKIVDINGIELGRGKVRYNHQEIEKIKGKKTTEIMKILGYKFSDEVIHRDDFVLSDFLEG, from the coding sequence ATGAGAAAATTACCCGACATTAAAACCTTAGTCATAAAAATCGGAAGTAACCTCTTAACAAACAACAGTAGATATATCGATAAAGAATATATTAGAACTTTAGCCAAAACTATTCATAAAATCAAAAAAGATATTAAAAATATTTTAATAGTAAGTTCTGGAGCAATAGCTGCTGGGATGCAGCAGTTGGGTATTGGAACGAAACCGAAAGATATAGCTTTAAGGCAAGCCTGTGCCGCTATTGGCCAACCAAAGCTTATTCAAATTTATGAAGATGCCTTTGATGAGTATAATATAAAAGTAGCACAAATTTTGATAACGAAAGATGATTTTGCCAATAGAAGAAGATATCTAAATGCTAAATACACCATAAGAGAGTTATTTAAGCACTCTGTGGTGCCAATCGTTAATGAAAATGACACTGTAGTAGTTGAAGAGCTGAAATTTGTTGATAGTTTTGGCGATAATGATAATCTTTCTGCTCTGATAGCAGGGCTTATTGGAGCAGAGTTGTTGTTGATTTTATCAGATGTTGATGGATTTTTTTCAAAAGATCCTACAAAACACAAAGATGCTGTCTTAATTAACGAAATTAAATATTTTGATAGTAAACTGTTGAGCATGGCTGGAGATTCAATTTCAAATGTTGGTACTGGTGGAATGAAGTCCAAAATATTAGCTGCAAAGAAGGCACTTAATGCAGGTTGTTATGTGGGGATAATAAATGGTAAGGATCCTGATAATATTGTTAAGTTTTTAAATGGTGAAGAAATTGGGACATTTTTCTCGCATCTTGAAGATCCTTTGAAAAAAAGGAAGTTATGGATTGCATATGCCACAATCCCTAAAGGGGAAATTGTGGTTGATAATGGAGCTAGAAATGCTTTAATTAATAAATACACATCCTTGCTACCAAGTGGTATTGTTGATGTTAAAGGTCGATTTAGTGTTGGAGATATTGTGAAAATTGTTGATATTAATGGGATTGAGTTAGGACGTGGTAAGGTTCGTTATAATCATCAGGAAATTGAAAAGATTAAGGGTAAAAAGACTACAGAAATTATGAAAATTTTAGGATATAAATTTAGTGATGAGGTAATACATAGAGATGATTTTGTTTTATCAGATTTTTTGGAGGGGTAA
- a CDS encoding multiheme c-type cytochrome, translated as MKRFIFIILSFMLFFSLLGFASEKKKGVGYVGSEVCKSCHEEEYNLFVESGHPYKLRKAELARKAGLPLPKGYTWDDISYVIGGKTKKARYIGLDGYIITTDKKGNKMKTQYNLEDGSWSYYHAGQIKPYKCGPCHMTNYSPEGHQDGRPGMIGTWSFDGIQCEECHGPASAHIENPKAVKLTVDRSSKACGKCHIRGSADKIPASKGFIRHHEQYNELLAGAHKDLNCVECHDPHAKAVVSIKTKCADCHDDVASKFAKTVHGKNQVDCISCHMPKAAKSAIKKAKYVGDVRSHLFKINTSANYIMFTKDSKYAKSELSLEFSCLIPSCHAGETKDWAAREAKKIHK; from the coding sequence ATGAAACGGTTTATTTTTATTATTTTGAGTTTTATGCTATTTTTTTCTCTTTTAGGTTTTGCTTCAGAAAAGAAAAAAGGGGTAGGTTATGTAGGTTCTGAGGTTTGTAAATCCTGTCATGAAGAGGAATATAATCTGTTTGTGGAATCTGGCCATCCTTACAAACTGAGAAAAGCTGAGCTTGCAAGAAAAGCTGGTTTACCATTACCTAAAGGTTATACTTGGGATGATATTTCTTATGTGATTGGTGGTAAAACTAAGAAAGCTCGTTATATAGGGTTGGATGGTTATATTATCACTACAGATAAAAAAGGGAATAAAATGAAAACTCAATATAATCTTGAAGACGGTTCATGGTCATACTATCATGCAGGACAGATCAAGCCTTACAAGTGTGGTCCTTGTCATATGACAAATTATTCTCCTGAAGGACATCAAGATGGTAGACCAGGTATGATAGGTACGTGGTCATTTGATGGGATTCAGTGTGAAGAGTGTCACGGTCCAGCTTCAGCACATATTGAAAATCCTAAGGCTGTTAAACTTACTGTAGATAGAAGCTCTAAAGCTTGTGGGAAATGTCATATTAGAGGCTCAGCGGATAAGATACCAGCTAGTAAAGGGTTCATAAGACATCATGAACAGTATAATGAGTTATTAGCTGGTGCACATAAAGATTTGAATTGTGTTGAATGTCATGATCCTCATGCAAAGGCTGTAGTAAGTATAAAAACTAAATGTGCAGATTGCCATGATGATGTAGCGTCAAAATTTGCTAAAACAGTTCATGGTAAAAATCAAGTTGACTGTATTAGTTGTCACATGCCAAAAGCTGCGAAATCAGCAATCAAAAAGGCTAAGTATGTAGGTGATGTTAGATCTCATCTTTTCAAAATTAATACATCTGCAAACTATATAATGTTTACCAAAGATAGCAAATATGCTAAAAGCGAATTATCTCTAGAATTTTCTTGTTTAATTCCTAGTTGCCATGCTGGAGAAACTAAAGATTGGGCTGCAAGGGAAGCCAAGAAGATACATAAATAA